In Gimesia benthica, a single window of DNA contains:
- a CDS encoding peptidylprolyl isomerase yields MISKLIDNLWRPRRHQHHRRLKKTTAPLAATEKLEDRTLLSGQDLIAFGQALAAANVTLYGAVWDADTTAQKALLGDGATYINFVDITDNERNLNGSATDVGISDVQDLRPIWRLNNGTLIEGSSINSLQDLATATGIAITNSEGPYLKDIPTQNLFANTGLHVALDGFDPDGGPLTYTIESSNPNVSARLLTGNRSLRINVAGYGEMIFELFEGRASRATDRIIQLAQEGFYDGVSFHRIINDAIIQGGDPTGTGAGGSTYGSFDDQFHPELQHVQSGLLSMAKAQDDTNNSQFFITDRPLRRLDYQHTIFGFLTEGDDVRNAINDVKVVNTDDPLFNITMDSVEFISDFENATLFLNAAEGYSGSSTITVTVTDQDGNQQQRQFQVNVTPDTIDPPYQDQVTGNIIFDASDANPYLADIPTLQVRAGESIQYQLQAIDVDALADHNGVPVYMNQDLLSDYGLYIPVTAPAGLINTIDLNNQGILTISPNAGLAPGIYQLTVAVGFQTSAIDYQVVTVVVTEPPVANNDFVALQGDTPASFDIFTNDTDSDGSIDEQSAEIISQPTHGTVTLVQVGEDDYEIQYTADGSGYMGLDSFTYRVADNLGAYSNVATVQFSIAPEGVILVTNLTDTSPNNRVTLRRAIQAANSDTSIGAAPAGNGADIIMFDPALFNGTAKTLIISQDLEITDSLTIIAPTSAEGAPLLTIDAYQNDRHFLIDDGQVSDLIVRLENLKLTKGNLGDNGASIFNAENLVITNSEITNNQSTSGLGGAIYNTGHLEVYDTLFQTNSSLYSSGGAIVSQSGTVILNGSTINQNTAEGFGGGIYAINSDVTLNTSTLSTNVSASGGGGGLYQNGGTLTINGSLITDNTTGAATDGAGLYLFDLTTTITDSTFYLNRSSGSGAAIRQSDGSLTIRSSTFYDNTAQFGDGGAISSGALTTLLVNTTLSGNTASSSGGGIYFSNPVDFDSAIISNSTIANNTANQDGGGLYSSFDVITLNNTIVADNSASSSGDDISGYVNGSYSLVESTSGYTNQGSNFITGQDPELLPLADNGGSTLTHALTTTSVAIDAGNPTFDPSVFTPELTLDQRGSARVADGNNDTISRVDIGAYEAESVLASADLTVKWKATNTGSAGQVGSLPANVDFLDEFSPVIVEIWVSITNSTQNGVASAAVDFSFDATYLTVESIVYGAGFTQNQTGAIDNENGTITGLGASSELSAFGAETLVLLARVNLSVKPIDLNADGQYMQPVGNVDFEISNSVINSAVGAAMVTEGAAVNLALVPALYDLNDSGKIDFGDLLLFVSVYNKTTGAQGADATWASDFDRSGKVDFKDLTLLAANYNKVKGGSSSFVYPTNFSEVWQQNNLVTAIVNSENDSTQPLTSEEAAPVLEAAKQQVAASSDEITIEQLNDVKLEIVELPGNQLAKADSSTNTIYLDVNAAGWGWFVDSSPFSNSEFDATEDPRIFSAGILSAASGQIDLLTVLLHELSHLLGHEHNSDGPLMETVLETGERRLLDYGDSEATDEFFGSYLDPEFGGIN; encoded by the coding sequence ATGATCTCAAAATTGATTGATAATCTGTGGAGACCACGCCGACACCAGCACCATCGTCGGCTCAAAAAAACAACGGCTCCACTGGCAGCAACTGAGAAGCTGGAAGATCGGACCCTGCTCAGTGGTCAGGACCTGATCGCGTTTGGACAGGCTTTAGCTGCAGCGAATGTCACTCTGTATGGTGCAGTCTGGGATGCCGACACGACAGCACAAAAAGCGTTGCTGGGTGATGGCGCGACTTATATTAATTTCGTCGACATTACAGACAACGAACGCAATCTGAATGGCAGTGCCACAGATGTAGGTATCAGCGATGTACAAGACCTGCGACCCATCTGGAGACTGAACAACGGAACGTTAATCGAAGGCAGTTCCATTAACAGTCTGCAGGATCTGGCAACGGCAACTGGAATCGCGATCACGAATTCGGAAGGTCCTTATCTCAAAGATATTCCCACTCAAAATCTGTTTGCCAATACCGGTCTACATGTCGCCCTGGATGGATTTGATCCCGACGGCGGACCATTGACGTACACGATAGAGAGCAGCAATCCGAATGTCTCCGCACGCTTACTGACTGGAAATCGCAGTTTGCGCATCAATGTCGCAGGCTATGGGGAGATGATTTTTGAACTGTTCGAGGGGCGAGCTTCCCGTGCTACCGACCGGATCATTCAGCTCGCCCAGGAAGGCTTCTACGATGGTGTCAGCTTCCACCGGATCATCAATGATGCCATCATTCAGGGGGGAGATCCCACGGGAACCGGCGCTGGCGGTTCTACCTATGGTTCATTCGACGATCAGTTTCATCCCGAATTACAGCACGTGCAATCCGGCCTGCTCTCGATGGCCAAAGCACAGGACGACACCAATAACTCCCAGTTCTTCATCACGGATCGCCCGCTTCGCAGACTCGACTATCAACATACAATTTTCGGTTTCCTGACCGAAGGCGACGATGTTCGCAATGCCATCAACGATGTGAAAGTGGTCAACACGGATGACCCGCTTTTCAATATCACCATGGACAGCGTGGAGTTCATTTCCGACTTTGAAAATGCCACGCTCTTCTTAAATGCTGCCGAAGGTTATAGCGGTTCCTCCACGATCACGGTGACAGTCACCGATCAGGATGGAAATCAGCAGCAGCGACAATTCCAGGTCAATGTGACACCGGATACGATCGACCCTCCCTATCAGGACCAGGTCACCGGCAACATTATTTTTGATGCTTCAGATGCCAACCCCTACCTGGCAGACATTCCCACTCTGCAAGTCAGGGCCGGAGAATCCATTCAGTACCAGTTGCAGGCCATCGACGTCGACGCATTGGCCGACCACAACGGGGTTCCGGTCTACATGAATCAGGATCTCCTCTCTGATTATGGTCTGTACATTCCGGTTACGGCCCCTGCGGGACTGATTAATACCATTGACCTGAACAACCAGGGAATCCTGACGATCAGCCCCAACGCCGGACTGGCACCAGGCATCTACCAGTTAACTGTCGCAGTCGGATTTCAGACCAGTGCGATTGACTACCAGGTCGTGACGGTCGTAGTGACCGAACCTCCCGTTGCCAACAACGATTTTGTCGCCCTGCAGGGAGATACTCCTGCGTCGTTCGATATCTTCACGAACGATACAGACAGTGATGGCAGCATCGATGAACAATCCGCGGAAATCATCTCTCAGCCCACACATGGTACTGTTACGCTGGTGCAGGTTGGCGAAGATGATTACGAAATTCAGTACACGGCAGACGGTTCTGGTTACATGGGGCTCGACTCCTTTACCTATCGAGTCGCAGACAACCTGGGCGCCTACTCGAATGTCGCTACCGTACAGTTTTCGATTGCCCCCGAAGGAGTGATTCTGGTCACCAATCTGACCGACACTTCTCCGAATAACCGGGTGACTTTACGCAGAGCGATTCAGGCAGCCAATTCAGACACGAGCATCGGTGCAGCCCCCGCGGGGAATGGCGCAGACATCATCATGTTCGACCCTGCTCTGTTCAATGGCACTGCGAAAACACTGATTATTTCTCAAGACCTTGAGATCACAGACTCTCTCACAATCATCGCTCCTACTTCTGCAGAAGGGGCTCCGCTACTGACGATCGACGCATATCAGAATGATCGGCACTTCCTGATCGACGACGGACAGGTAAGCGACCTTATAGTGAGACTGGAAAACCTCAAACTGACCAAGGGGAATCTCGGCGATAATGGAGCGTCGATCTTTAACGCCGAAAACCTGGTGATCACCAACAGCGAAATCACGAACAACCAGAGTACATCCGGACTGGGCGGTGCCATCTACAATACGGGACATCTGGAAGTCTACGACACTCTGTTCCAGACCAACAGCTCCCTCTATTCGTCCGGAGGGGCGATTGTCAGCCAGTCTGGTACCGTAATTTTAAATGGCAGTACGATAAACCAGAATACCGCCGAGGGATTTGGAGGCGGTATTTACGCCATCAATTCCGATGTTACGCTGAATACCAGCACGCTATCGACGAACGTCAGCGCAAGCGGTGGGGGAGGCGGCCTCTATCAGAACGGTGGTACTCTGACGATCAACGGATCGCTCATCACCGACAACACCACTGGAGCAGCCACCGATGGTGCGGGGCTCTACCTCTTCGATCTCACAACCACAATTACCGATTCCACCTTTTACCTGAACCGCAGCTCTGGTTCCGGGGCTGCCATCAGACAGTCAGACGGATCGCTGACCATTCGCAGCAGTACGTTTTATGACAACACGGCACAGTTTGGTGACGGGGGAGCAATCTCATCAGGAGCCCTGACGACATTGCTGGTCAACACCACCCTGTCCGGGAATACAGCCAGCAGCAGCGGTGGGGGCATCTACTTCTCCAATCCGGTTGATTTCGATAGTGCCATTATCAGCAACAGCACCATTGCGAATAATACTGCAAACCAGGATGGAGGCGGCCTCTATTCCTCATTCGATGTGATTACGCTGAACAACACAATCGTTGCCGACAACTCTGCTTCCAGTTCAGGCGATGACATCAGTGGTTACGTGAACGGGTCTTACAGCCTGGTGGAGTCAACGTCCGGATATACCAATCAGGGATCGAATTTTATCACCGGCCAGGACCCCGAACTGCTTCCCCTCGCCGATAACGGTGGTTCTACTCTGACTCATGCGTTGACGACAACCAGTGTCGCCATCGATGCTGGTAATCCTACCTTTGATCCCAGTGTCTTTACTCCTGAACTGACTCTTGATCAGCGTGGTTCTGCCCGTGTTGCCGATGGTAATAACGATACCATCAGCCGCGTTGATATCGGAGCCTATGAGGCAGAATCGGTTCTCGCTTCTGCAGATTTGACCGTGAAATGGAAAGCCACCAATACTGGTAGCGCAGGGCAAGTCGGCTCCCTGCCAGCGAACGTGGATTTTCTGGACGAGTTCAGTCCAGTCATCGTCGAGATCTGGGTCAGCATTACCAATTCTACTCAAAATGGTGTTGCATCAGCTGCCGTAGACTTCAGCTTTGATGCGACTTATCTGACAGTAGAATCAATCGTATATGGCGCCGGATTTACTCAAAACCAGACCGGGGCCATCGACAACGAAAACGGGACTATCACCGGCCTGGGGGCTTCCAGCGAATTGTCTGCTTTCGGAGCAGAAACGCTTGTACTGCTGGCGCGTGTGAACCTGTCAGTCAAGCCGATCGACCTCAACGCTGACGGGCAGTACATGCAGCCTGTGGGCAATGTGGACTTTGAGATTTCGAACAGTGTCATTAACTCTGCAGTCGGAGCCGCAATGGTGACGGAAGGTGCAGCGGTGAATCTGGCTCTGGTCCCAGCGCTCTACGACCTGAATGACAGTGGCAAGATTGATTTTGGAGACCTGCTTTTATTCGTTTCTGTCTACAACAAAACCACCGGTGCTCAAGGAGCGGACGCCACCTGGGCCTCCGACTTTGACCGTTCCGGTAAAGTCGATTTCAAAGACCTCACCCTGCTGGCTGCCAATTACAATAAAGTAAAAGGGGGCAGCAGTTCCTTTGTCTATCCGACCAACTTCAGTGAAGTCTGGCAACAAAACAACCTGGTCACCGCAATCGTCAATTCAGAAAACGACAGCACACAACCGTTGACCAGTGAAGAGGCAGCGCCGGTCCTGGAAGCGGCGAAACAACAGGTCGCCGCCAGTTCTGATGAGATTACCATTGAGCAGCTCAATGACGTTAAACTGGAGATAGTCGAACTGCCGGGAAATCAGCTGGCCAAAGCTGACTCTTCCACTAATACAATCTACCTGGATGTTAACGCCGCAGGCTGGGGCTGGTTCGTCGACAGCTCGCCCTTCTCGAATAGCGAGTTCGATGCCACCGAAGACCCCAGAATCTTCTCAGCAGGCATCCTGAGTGCAGCCAGTGGTCAGATCGACCTCCTGACCGTTCTGTTACACGAACTCAGCCACCTGCTGGGACATGAACACAACTCTGATGGCCCCCTCATGGAAACAGTTCTGGAAACAGGCGAACGCAGACTGCTGGATTACGGGGACTCAGAAGCCACGGATGAATTTTTCGGAAGTTATCTGGATCCGGAATTCGGGGGAATTAACTAA